One Fusobacterium ulcerans DNA segment encodes these proteins:
- the pepV gene encoding dipeptidase PepV, translated as MDIKKYIDTHFDEVLKSIIEIIRIKTVKADRAGDAPYGEELKKGLNKVLEIAQGLGFKVKNLDNYIGYAEYGEGEEYIAILGHIDVVPEGDEASWSVPPYEGCVVNNQLTARGAIDNKAPIISALYSLKAVVDTHPEFNKRVRIIFGTNEESGDEDIKYYLAREKEPKYAFTPDGRFPVIFSEKGIYTFSFRKKIQWKDSKIVEIKAGTRSNIVPEKCIAKVRNISKETVETALKKMRSLTKAEYTVNYEGDTTEIICTGVSAHASSPHKGVNALLGMYKFLNLIIGKEDAAKGFISFISGYIGESSDGEKLGIKTVNEEVGNLTISAGITNILNDELFVKFNIRYPASIDEKTLDLRLKTAGKKGGIVFFKENHNAPLYFEKTHPLVKELQEIYVNVTGRDEEPAALGGGTYAKLMPNTVAFGPNFKEYNGKPHSFDECMDLDMLKQGMEIYARAILKLGALIK; from the coding sequence AAAACAGTAAAAGCAGATAGAGCAGGAGATGCACCTTATGGAGAGGAACTAAAAAAAGGACTTAACAAGGTGTTGGAAATTGCTCAAGGGCTTGGTTTTAAAGTAAAAAATCTGGATAACTATATTGGTTATGCAGAATATGGAGAGGGAGAAGAATACATTGCCATATTAGGTCATATAGACGTAGTTCCTGAAGGGGATGAAGCTAGTTGGAGTGTACCTCCATATGAAGGATGTGTAGTGAATAATCAGCTAACAGCAAGAGGAGCTATTGATAATAAAGCTCCTATCATATCAGCTTTGTATTCTTTGAAAGCGGTAGTAGATACTCATCCAGAATTTAATAAAAGAGTAAGAATAATATTTGGAACTAACGAAGAGAGCGGAGATGAGGATATCAAATATTATCTTGCAAGAGAAAAAGAACCAAAATATGCTTTTACACCAGATGGAAGATTTCCAGTGATATTTTCTGAAAAGGGGATATATACATTTTCATTTAGAAAAAAAATTCAATGGAAAGATTCAAAGATTGTAGAAATAAAAGCAGGAACAAGATCAAATATAGTACCAGAAAAGTGTATAGCTAAGGTAAGAAATATATCTAAAGAGACTGTAGAAACAGCTCTTAAAAAGATGAGATCTTTAACTAAAGCTGAATATACTGTGAACTATGAAGGAGATACTACAGAAATTATCTGTACAGGAGTCTCTGCTCATGCTAGTTCACCTCATAAAGGAGTTAATGCTCTTTTGGGAATGTATAAATTCCTTAATCTGATCATTGGGAAAGAGGATGCAGCAAAAGGATTTATATCATTTATTTCAGGTTATATTGGTGAAAGTTCAGATGGAGAAAAACTAGGGATTAAAACTGTCAATGAAGAAGTAGGAAATCTCACTATAAGTGCAGGAATAACAAATATTCTAAATGATGAATTGTTTGTAAAATTTAATATAAGATATCCAGCATCTATAGATGAAAAAACTCTTGATTTAAGATTGAAAACAGCAGGAAAAAAGGGAGGTATTGTATTTTTTAAAGAAAATCATAATGCACCTCTTTATTTTGAGAAAACTCATCCATTAGTAAAAGAATTACAAGAGATATATGTAAATGTAACAGGAAGGGATGAGGAACCTGCTGCATTAGGAGGAGGGACTTATGCTAAGCTGATGCCAAATACAGTAGCATTTGGACCTAATTTCAAAGAATATAATGGAAAACCTCACAGCTTTGATGAATGCATGGACTTGGATATGTTGAAACAGGG